The DNA region ATTTCCACTGCACGGTGGTGTATTTTACTAATGTCTTCGACATTATTAAAGTACACCACTTCCTTATGAAATCTCTAGGACTAATAAAATTATGCTGTTCTCTATACCATAATGCACCTGCATTGCCTGTCACTATTTGTTTCGTTAAATATCGTCTTTAAATCATTACAGGTTAATCCCTAGTTTCCCGGTAAACAAGCCCCTTTGGTTTATGGCCAAGTCACTCCAGAATGACATCTCGTATTTAAAGGGGACAACAAACTGTCTTTGTGAATAACTAGTACGAATAAATAGTCTGAAATTAAGACAGAAAGCTTTAATGGCTTTAAAACTCTTTAGGGGCTTAACATGCTTTTTATAGACCTGCGGGGCCAACTGacagaacagaacagacaaGAGGACCCAAATCTTTCTAGATACCTGAACAGGATAAACATTTTTCCCTCATCTTCTGACAGCGTGTTCTAACCCAGTAACTAAAACAGTACAAGCACCACTCACCGATAAAAAACTGTGATCGACTCTTTTACTGAATATATGGGTGGCTCTGAAAAGAGCCTTTGGGTTAAAATTGACGGTCCGAGGCGCCCTACTTGGAGCTGGTGTACTTGGTGACGGCCTTGGTGCCCTCGGACACGGCGTGCTTGGCCAGCTCGCCGGGCAGCAGCAGGCGCACGGCCGTCTGGATCTCCCGCGAGGTGATGGTGGAGCGCTTGTTGTAGTGCGCCAGGCGCGAGGCCTCGCCCGCGATGCGCTCGAAGATGTCGTTGACGAAGGAGTTCATGATGCCCATGGCCTTGGACGAGATGCCCGTGTCGGGGTGCACCTGCTTCAGCACCTTGTACACGTAGATAGAGTAGCTCTCTTTCCTAGTCTTTCTACGCTTCTTGTCACCTTTCTTTTGAGTCTTGGTGACGGCTTTCTTGGAGCCTTTCTTAGGAGCAGGAGCGGATTTGGCTGGTTCCGGCATTTTACGGGTCTGTCTACACCTGGCTACCGCAGGAACGACGTAGGTACGAAACCGGAGCCACCCTTATTTATAGAGACGGTATGCAAATGAGATGACTCAACACTGTCCTTCGCTATTGGACAGCTCCGAGCTCAGTGACGTCAAATACATTGGATCTTCCATTGGTTGACTTTCTTATCTTCATTCCCATTGGCTAAATTCACAATCCCTCTCTCCTCCAATCAGAAGCCCAAGCCAGCCTCAACAGGAAGGTATAAAAAGGCAGCGCTAAAGCTTTTAGTGCCTTTACTCATTTTCGCGGcgttttttttttactcctgtCGCGCAGTTTTTCCGCGTACtcggctttttttttttaatccagctCCGTGAGCCATGTCGGGTCGCGGGAAGCAGGGCGGCAAGGCGCGGGCCAAGGCCAAGTCGCGCTCGTCGCGGGCCGGGCTGCAGTTCCCCGTGGGCCGCGTGCACCGGCTGCTGCGCAAGGGCAACTACGCGGAGCGCGTGGGCGCGGGCGCGCCGGTGTACCTGGCGGCCGTGCTGGAGTACCTGACGGCCGAGATCCTGGAGCTGGCGGGCAACGCGGCCCGCGACAACAAGAAGACGCGCATCATCCCCCGCCACCTGCAGCTCGCCATCCGCAACGACGAGGAGCTCAACAAGCTGCTGGGCAAGGTGACGATCGCGCAGGGCGGCGTGCTGCCCAACATCCAGGCCGTGCTGCTGCCCAAGAAGACCGACAGCCACAAGGCGAAAGCCAAGTAATTCTCGTCTGACTAACAACCCAAAGGCTCTTTTCAGAGCCACCCACGTCTTCCTAGAAAGAGCAGGAACGCTTGACCCCAGGAATACATGCTGTATTAATATACCGGAAAACTTGAATTCTTAAGAGGCGGTGTCTATAATGTTATGTATCTCTAGGCTCTGCCTTGGTGTTCTGTAGcttcctcccttttttctttatccTAGAAGTTACTTATGTAAGCGTGCATCAGTAacctttttgaaaaaaaaaaaaaaaatcaataaaaggCAGCGGTTTCCACGGATGAATTCGGTCACCGCTGTATGGTTTGAGAGGAGATGTGGGCTCCACCAGGCTGCCTCTCCCTCCCAGCCGGTGGGTTCCGTGGGGGGCAGCGCCGCTCCCCGGGGCAGGAagggcggggcgggccggggcggccAATGCGGCCGGAGCGCGGGGCTTTCAAAccgcggggagcggggccctgccctgggccggGCTGGAACGGaggctccagagcctcctgcatAGGGGTTCCTGCCgtttgctgctttctgtgcttctcttttctctgttttgcagCCTTTCAGGCTTTAAGATAACCGTAAGTACTTTCCTGGGGCGCAGTCCAGGAGGGTTTCCAAAAGGTGGCATCAGGTGTTTTGAATTAAGAGTTCATTATTGTGATGGGTGATGGTGACAGCTGCAGAACTGGCTCGAGTGTCAGTTCGTGTAGAAGCCCTATGGAAAGTCACATATGCCCGGGAAGGGAGTCAGGATGTACTAGTCTGGCCCTGAACTGGTGTTGTAATTATTTCTCCTTCATCCTGGCAGAATGAGGTGCTCTTgacatttttctgcaaaagTCTCCTTTACTTATAAATTATGTTCTCCTGgatcctgctgcctttggcttCTCTCAGCTCTTAAGCACCGCTTTTTTGGCTTTGGTAGCCTTAGTTGTCATTTCAGGGCCCTTGGTTGCTACGGCTGCCTGGGCCTTCTTGGCTGCGGGAGCCCCTGGCGCCCCTAGAAGAGGGCACGGCCTTCAGATGTGGAAGCTGTGTTCTTTGGAGCTGCCAGCCTCTGCATCGCCCCTCTcggggtgccaggggctggaaaATCCCGGTTACATGCCAGGGATCGGGATTGGCAGGGAGGAGCTTCCGCGCCATTGGTGCCTGCGGGGCCGCGCTGCTGGGGACGGCGgcagctcctctctccctcctccgAACGGGgtaattttgggggttttacctttgtttgtttgttttttttttttttttatttttaattttgttctcGCTGTAAAAAACATGGCCTACCCTCCTTTGTTAGAATAGGGAATAGGTGTAGATAAATGACGCTGTAGCTTGGTTTTCTATCAGTAATGTTTTATGTGGAAAACTGCCCGAAGGGAAGGCAGGAATGCAGCGCCGGGAGCCTCCGAGTgaggctgcccaggggctggggagggggttTTCTTTGTTCCTGAAATCCTCCCTTGAGAACTAAGGCGAGGaaaactctgcttttcctttccccctttttttcctttttttttttttttttttcttttttccgGTGTTGTGCCTCAGGAGGCGGAGGAATGAGTCACTGGGGCCTTGTGttaatggaaaatgtttttcaggCAGAGGGAGATAACGTGGGAGTGCCCGGCTGAAATCTCGCTTGGAAACAAGATAAGAATTGTGGCTCTGTTTCTAAGTGGTATACGATTCTTAAACAATTTTCAAAGGTTGTGTTATTTTCTGTTGCTTGgtgatttttttggttgttattgttttgggcttttttttccttttttttttttttttttgggttttctccatgtttattattttggattttccttttttttcccaaaatagaCAGAAAGAAGACTTCTCCCCCccctccttttttaaaataatctctgtTCTGCTGGAGAAATTGCATTAGATATTAATAATCTACCATTCAGAGCTGGACTTTGACACAGCAGGAACTGCAGGACTTTATTGGTAACCATTCTGAAATTTGATGCTAGAATTAGGTTTAAAACACTTCAGGGTTTTTTGGTcgtttttttttgtttgtttgtttgtttttgtttgtttcataaTTGCAATTTTGCTCTATTTTGCATATTTGGCAAAATAAGCTTCCATTGGTGTATATTTAGTAGAGAAGGAAGAGATTATGTGGGCCTGGAGAAGGGAGTTGATTTGTACAAGGTTCTGATTGGGCCATTTGAAAATCCTGAAACAGAAACCTCTCGGGTTTCATTTTTGCCCTTGAACACAGGGTGTGAGGAGGGAGCATCTCTTTTCAAGACCAATATTCGTATTTCCTTCTCAGGCACTTCAGGGTTTATGTTCTGCTTCTCTTGGAAATCgcatgttttggttttgttgggtttatttcttatttcctctctccctctcccccctgctgatgttttaaaaataattaggaaaatgtattttaacagTTTTCAAATAAGATATAGGTAGGTTGTATTGTAGTGggaagtgtttgtttttttttttttccatcatgtTCCTCACTGGACACTCGTTAAGCTCAGCATTGTAATCCATTATGTTCACGATTTTCTAGCCATGTTTCCTCCTTGAGACAGCTCATGTAATGAGCTGGCTTTCCTTAtacagagattttaaaatatcatgACATTTTCTATGCCACCAACAGGATTTTCATGATGGGTTTAAGTATATTTTTGTTAGTAGAGGAGATTTGATGAGTTCTGTATGCTAActcctctttttcttcagcTAAATTATGCCTGGAATGTTTTAATGCAATTGCTGCATATCTGAGTTTCTCCTGGCCAGTCATTCACAACTAATGGAGAAGGGCAATATGTTTTTCTACCTCGGGTAACTGCTTGTTATAAATGCACACATTTTCTGTCTGCATACCACAGTTAAATGAAAGACCATTTCAATATATAAAAGGTTTTTATATATTGAAATAGAAGAGAGAAATGTATTATATCACTTCTTTGAGTATGGGACAAATGAGGGTTGAAAgtagtgttttttttaaaagcacaatattttatttcattgcagATGTGGAATTTCCCTTCCCAAATACAGTTTTGTCTATCCAGCCAGCCTAAATTCTTAAAAAGGAGGAAGGCCTTAGATTTAAGAACAGCGCATCACAGATGCTTTTGATcatgaaataaacattttgtaTCATATGACTCTAATTTACTTTAGAACTTTAGGTCCACACAAAATATATCCTTATGCTGTAAAGTACTAACCATAACATAGGCAGGGCAATCTCTCTGATCGCTTGCTCCCGTGTAAATGCTATTTAACTTGTAATTATCCAATAGCTTCTTGTTTTTCCATAGAGCAGGGAGAGATAATGTGCAAGacaatattaaaaaaccaaaaacaatcccaaagaaaaacaaaacaaaaaacccaaaatgaaaCTATGCTCAGTTGCAGAAACATTCAAAAGGATGCTAagaatcaaattttaaaaacatgatgTTATAAAAGAACATTTACTTTTTGGCTTTGTCTTAGTAAACATAGTGTACCAGAAAAAGTCCTTGGATATTAATTTCCTTCCAAAAATCTTATTCACATTGTTTTGGtcttgttttttggtttggttttgaggttttttatttgggttttttagtttgttttatAAAAAGACTGTCTATGCTTGATTTTTGTCTAGAGACTTGATTGAGGACAGGATAGAAATACTGTTCCAACTCCCTTGGTAGTAAGCAGTCTTCCAAAGTCTTAGAGGATGAcctgattttaattttgtttgtttgtttcatgaGAATTTTACTTCAGGCTAGAAATTTTATTGATAATGTAGGCAAGCTAGAGTGTTTACCTAGACCAAACTGTGAATGGAATTGAATTAATTACCTCATACCAATGCTGTCCCCACGATGCTCTAGGCTCTTCCTTGCAAAACTTAAATGAACATTTGCATCACATAGTCTATGCAATGGTTAAGCTTTTATAATTCTTTTATTAAATTGCTCTCAAATTCCTTCACTCAAATTTTTAGTTTCTTTAGTATCTTTCTGCAATACCAACATAAAATACAGTTGGAGCATCTTCCAAATCTGGTGTTATTCTATGTAAATAATTGGAATAATACTATTAGTAATTTACTTTTCTTAAACACTTAAGCCCAGACCTGCTTAGACACCAGAAgtactttttaaagaataagTTACTGTTTATTTCTCTAAAAGGCATAGGTACAAGATCAGTCTAGACTTTGGAAAACATGTAAGAAATTCGCTTTTCTCCATCCACACATGTTGGAAGCCATTGATGCTGACGCTCAGGACGTCTGTGTGGAAGTGGAAGCCAACAGCAGATTCTACAGCTGTAGATTTGCAATGGCAGCACACCGCGTCTGCAGGTCACAGAAGTGCTTTGAGTCTATTATGTTTGTGTgaatatcatatatcatatcatatcatatcatatcatatcatatcatatcatatatcatatcctatcatatcatatcatatcatatcgATATCAGATATAATATATCTGATACCAACAGGACAGCGGATTGCCGTGAGCCCGACCCTTGTGTGCTTTCCCTTCGCCTCTGTGACACCCCTGTCGTTCCCgtggcacagctcagggaaggGGAGGCTCCATCGCTCTGGAGCGCTGCCCCTGGGCCGTAtcccggctcggcccggcccggctcggctgAGTTCGGCTCGGCTCGGCGGGGAGCGGGGGCCGCAGGCACCGCCCGCTTGGGCTGCAGCAATTTCCAACCAATCCTGCCCGGGCGGcagcttccctccctcctcctcctcctcctcctcctcctcctccccccctcccccatcccttcccctccattccctgcgctgccctccctgcccccgcgtccttttcctttccctaatCCGCGGCCGGTGAGGATGGATCCGCTGGAGCACCCCGCGATGAGTGACGAGCATCTCGCCCTGCCTGCTGTAAAACCAGCCCGTGTTTTGAATGCTTCTAGTATTCCTTTCCTCAGCTGCTAATCTGTGGGTTTTGACTGCTGTTTTGTTATACCGCGGCTGCTGCCCGGCCTAAGGGGGGAAAAACCtcaacaaccaaacaaaaccaaacaaataaacaacccactacaaaaccaaaacaacccaagGAGCAgttgggatgttccagcttgCTCCgttagaaaatattattttcgTTCTGCAGGCTTCAAAGCTGAGAGATCAATGATCCATCCTACATGATAAAATACTTCTGTCAGGAGCTCCTGATCATTgcatccttcccctctccttgcCCATTCCGTCCTGGAACACTCAATGCATGGCTGCAGGTACAGAAACAACCCTGCCACAGTAACAGGGCTGATGCAAACaaaccttttttcctctccaggaGGCACCTCTGTATCACATCTTGGAGGGGTTTGATTGTTTCAGGCCTCTGCACTCTGCATACAAATGATGCCTCCTTTCTCAAATAGAAAACAAGTCCTCTTCCTGTAGAAGTTGCAGGTGTTTCCTGTCTTGGGATTCCTTTATGGCCTTCATAAGTATTTTCTGAGGGAATCATGAGAATACTGGCACAAACcagggaaaacacaaaaaaccagtAGTTAAAAACTCAAATAGGAGCTTTTTTGAGGGtgagttttttgtttattaGTTTGGTTTTATGTTTTGGCCGGGgttgggagggaggaaagggtagaataatttttttgtttgggacTGGTGTTTTTTGGGGAGaggatttggttttggttttttaccttacaaaaaaaacaaacttgatCCTAAGGACATGCATGTAGTGAAATGGATCTGTTTATGAACTATTTACCACCAGTGTTAGGGCCTGTGCAAGCAGCTGTGTAGTCCAGAATTGATTTCTGTGAGGAGGGAGATGGCACCAATTTCTTTCCACACATCATCTTTCTCTCTTCTATCTGATTTGAAAAAAGCCTATAGAGTAAGGAtctatttacttttaaaaactgCCTAGGAAATTTAGACAGCATTTCTGATGTCAATAACTCTTTGGTTGTAACTAATTTTATTATTAGATTAGACTTCATAAGTTGGATATATTTA from Ammospiza nelsoni isolate bAmmNel1 chromosome 5, bAmmNel1.pri, whole genome shotgun sequence includes:
- the LOC132073760 gene encoding histone H2B 8, giving the protein MPEPAKSAPAPKKGSKKAVTKTQKKGDKKRRKTRKESYSIYVYKVLKQVHPDTGISSKAMGIMNSFVNDIFERIAGEASRLAHYNKRSTITSREIQTAVRLLLPGELAKHAVSEGTKAVTKYTSSK
- the LOC132073750 gene encoding histone H2A-IV gives rise to the protein MSGRGKQGGKARAKAKSRSSRAGLQFPVGRVHRLLRKGNYAERVGAGAPVYLAAVLEYLTAEILELAGNAARDNKKTRIIPRHLQLAIRNDEELNKLLGKVTIAQGGVLPNIQAVLLPKKTDSHKAKAK